Below is a window of Streptomyces spongiicola DNA.
TACACAGCGCACCTGCGTACCCACTGCGGAGGATGCGCGGATCGAACGCGCGCGGGGCCGGACCCCGATCACGGCTCGGCAAGCCGGTGCCTTACCACTCGGCCAGTCCTCCGGGAGGGCGGCCCGATGCGCGCTCGAAGCGGCCGCCCGGGCAGTCGCCGGCGGCGCCACGGAGTCCGACGACTACTGCGGAGCCTGCCGTGCGCTGCCCTGCGGGGAACCCGGCGGACTCGTACTCTCGGTCATCACCGAGCTCCTCTCCGGTCCTGTGGCGGCCTGCGGCCCCTACGCCCCGCCGCAGGGCCCCGCCGCACGTCCGGCGGCGGCACCCAGGCGGTGTACCCGGTCCGGGCGGCGCCCCGCCACCGGTTTTCCGGGCGGGACGGGCTGAGGACACGGCGCCACCCGCGGTGCCTGCGCGCGGGCCCGGGACGTCCTGGTGCCGCAGCACGGAGCCGACACGCACATGCTGTGGTGCCCGCGCGCGGGACAACGTCGCCGACGTGCAGCTGCGGGGTGAACCGGACCGTGGTGCCCGCGCGCGGGACAACGGACCGCACGTCCTGCCCACGCTCGCGGACTCAGGAGCGCCGCCACCAGCGCCGTCGGCGCCGTGCGCGGGCCCTGCTCCAGAACCAGCCCGCGGGCGGCTCGTCGGAGCGCCACGGCTGCGGTTCCGGCGCTGAGCCGCGCCACCGGGCGGCCAGCATCCGCGCCCTGGCGGAGGGCTCGGTGGTCCCCGCGGCGCGCACGAAGTCGTCGTCGAGCACCGCCTCGTCCCAGGCATCTCCGCGAGCGTCCGCTCCGGAACCGGAAGCACCCCGGTCCGCACCGGCCCCGGAACGGCCGCCTTCGGCCCCGCCTGCCCCGGCACCGTCCTCCGGCCCGTCCATCGGGCCTTCCACGGAAGCCCTGCCGGGCGTGCCGGACGCGCCGGGCGTGCTGGACAGATCGAACATGCCGGACAGGCTGGACATGCCGGATAGGCCGGAAGCGTCCGGCGCGGCGGACGCCGGGTCCGGCCCCGGTTGGTGCTCCTCGCGGTCCGGCCCCGGACGACCCCGCTCCGGACGCGGCCGACGGTCCGGCTGCGCCTGCGGCTGACGGTTCGGCTCCTCCGGCATGGCGGCTCCTCCTCATCCCCCAGTGTCCCCGCCGGCCTGTCGGGTCCGCGTGAGGACGTGGGTACCACGGGGCGGGATCCCGCCCCGCGGTGCCCACGTCCGCTACTCCTCGCCGGCCAGCGTCAGCGTCCTCAGCTTCCGCCCGGCGTATCCCGTCGCCAGCAGCGTCACCCCGGCGAGCAGCGCCACCGCGAGCGGCAGGCCCACATCGGAGGTGATCATCCCCTCGCCCCCGATCCGCTCGGCCAGGGCCAGTGACCACTGCTGCACGCTGAGCGTCCGCGCCCCGGGGACGAGGCTGCCGAAGAGCGTCTCCCATACCAGGGCGTAGACGAGACCGATCACGACCGCGTGCCGGCTGACCGTGCCGAGCAGCAGGAACAGCGCGGCGTAGGCGATCGACGCGACCAGTGCCGCGACCGTGTAGGCCACCGCGATCTGCTGCCCGTTGCCGTTGAGGATGTATCCCGCGACGAGCGTCGGGACCGCGGAGAACACCATCGTCACGGCGATCGCCACGACCAGCTTGGTGACGACGATCACCGGCCGCTTCACCGGCTTCGCCAGCAGATAGACGATCGAACCGTCGTCGATCTCGGGACCGATCGCCCCCGTTCCGGCGATCACGCCGATCAGCGGCACCATCGTGGCGATGGCGAATCCGCCCAGCACGCCGGCGGCCATCTGGTCGTCAGCGCCGTTGAAGGCCCTCACCCCGGCCGCGATGAGCAGCAGCAGGGCGGGGAGGACGAGGAGGATCGCCGCGCGGCGCCGGCCGAGGAGGGCCCGGTAGGTGAGCCGGGCGACTGTCGGGTCGTACATGTCGTTGGCTCCTTTCAGGCCGCTACGAGGTAGGAGAAGACCGATTCGAGGGACTCGTCGGACGGTGAGACCGTGAGCAGCCGGATCGAGTGGTCACGGGCCACCCTCGGCAGGAGCCGGGTGAACCGGCCGAAGTCGACCGCCTGGACGTGCAGCGCGCCTTCCCCTCCTTCCTGGAGGTCCACCTCGATGCCGGCGGTCGACGGGTCCGCGATGAGCGCGGCGGCGAGCGCGCGGTCGTCGCTGGATCGCACCAGATAGCGATGCGGCCGGTCCGTCATCAGCCGGCGGATCCTGCGGAAGTCGCCGCTCGCGGCGTGCCGTCCCGCGACGATCACCTCGATGTGGGAGGCGAGCTGCTCGACCTCCTCCAGGATGTGGGAGGAGAACAGGACCGTGCGTCCCTCGCCTCCCATGCGCCGGAGCAGGTCCATGAGCTGCATCCGCTGGCGCGGGTCCATCCCGTTGAACGGCTCGTCGAGCAGCAGCACGTCCGGCTCGTGCACCAGGGCGGAGGCCATCTTGACCCGCTGGCGCATGCCCTTGCTGTATGTGTCGATCCTGCGGTCCTGCGCGGGCTCCATCTCCACCGTCGCCAGGGCCCGCTGGGCCTCCCCGGCTCCCAGGCCGTGCAGTTCGGCGTTGGCGAGGACGAACTCCCGCCCCGTGAGGAAGTCGTACATCGCCTCCCGCTCGGGCACGATGCCGATCCGCCGGTAGACGGACTCGTTGCGCCAGATCGCCTCCCCGTCGAGGGTGACGGTGCCCGTCGAGGGGGCGAGGAAGCCGCCCATCATGTTGATGAGCGTGGACTTGCCGGCCCCGTTGGGCCCGAGGAGTCCGGTGACACCCGGCCCGATGTCCATGGTCACGTCGTTGACGGCCACCACGTTGCCGAACCAGCGCGAGGCGTGGTCGATGCGGACAGTGGTCATGGTCAGAGCCCGACCTTCCGGTAGCGGCGCATCAGGACGCCGTACGAACCTGCGATGAGTGCGAGGACCACCAGCAGATAGACCGCCCCGGTGCCGGTGCCTGGCCCCTGCCCGCCGGGGAAGGCGGAGGTCGCGCCGAGGAAGGCGGTCTGCACCCCGTCGATCAGGGTGACGGGGGAGAAGAGGCCCAGCCACTGCACGGCGCCCCCGGACCCGGTCTCGTGGGCGATGGCCTGGACGGTGGACACCGCGCCGTAGGTGATGGTCAGGGTGGCGATGACCGCCGCGACACCGAATCCGCGGCGCGGGGTGAGCGCGGCCATGACGAGGCCGAGACCGCCGAAGAGGAGGGAGAGGAGCGCCACGGAGACCAGTGCCTGTGCGAAGCCCTTCGTCTGGTCGGCGAGGTCCATCTCCGCCAGCAGCGAGCCGAGGTAGAGGACCAGCAGCGGGGCGGCGGTCAGCACGAACAGCGCCGAGGCCATCGCACCGAACTTGGCGAGGACGTAGTCGACGCGCTCGACGGGCCGGGAGAAGTACAGCGGCACGGTCTTGAAGCGCAGGTCCCGTGACACGGTCTGGGGTGCCTGGGCCGCGAGGAAGAGGCCGATGACCGCCTGGGTGAAGATCGCGTAGCGCGTGTAGTCGAGTGGCAGTTCCTTCATCCCGGTGGCCACCGCGACGGCGACGACGACCGCCGCGGGCACGCACATCACCGCGAAGAGGATCATCGGCAGCACCTTCGACCGGGCGGAGCGGCCGAGTCCGTAGGCCCCGCGCAGCGACTGCGCGAAGAGCGACCTGCGGGCGTAGGCGCGGCCGAGCCTCGCGCCGTCGTAGTTGCGGTAGCCGATGTTGTGGATACGGGTGGTCTCGGTGGGCGCCGTCCCCGTGCGGGTTGTCCCGTTGCTCATCGCGCGGGCACCTCCATAGGCTGCGGGGCCGTCTCGGGGCGGAAGACCTCGGCGATGTGGTGGCGGCGCTGTTCCATCCGTACGAGGCCGAGGCCCAGGGCGGCCACGGTGTCCCGGACGATGTCGTACGTCTCCTCGCCGGCGGCCTCCAGCAGGAGGATGTGACCGGCGCCCGGCAGCCCGTCCTCGACACCCTCGTGCAGGGCGACTCCGGCGGCCGCGAGCGCCTCGCGCAGTGCCGCCGTGCCGTCCGGGTGGGTGTCGGTGTCGGTGACCTCGACCGCCAGGGTCGCGGTCGTCCTGGTGAAGTCGCTGGTGGAGCTGGAGCGCAGCAGCCTCCCGCCGTCGACGACCACGACGTGGTCGCAGGTGCGCTCGAGTTCGCCGAGGAGATGCGAGGTGACCAGGACCGAGATGCCGAAGTCGGTGTGCACGCGGCGGATCAGGCCGAGCATCTCGTCGCGGCCGACCGGGTCGAGGCCGTTGGTGGGCTCGTCCAGCAGCACCAGCCGCGGGTCGTGCACCAGGGCCTGGGCGAGCTTCACGCGCTGCTTCATGCCGGTCGAGTAGCCGCCGATGGGGCGGTACCGCTCCTCGTAGAGGCCGACGTGGCGCAGCGTGTCCGCGGTGCGCTCGCGTGCCGCGGTCGGCGGCAGTCCGGACATGCGCGCCATGTGGACGACGAACTCGGTCGCCGAGACGTCCGGTGGCAGGCAGTCGTGCTCGGGCATATAGCCGACGTGCTCGCGGATGGCGGCACCGGAGGTGGCGACGTCGAGGCCGAGCACCTCGGCACGGCCTTCCGTGGCGGGGGACAGACCCAGCAGGATCTTGATCAGTGTGGACTTGCCGGCCCCGTTGGCACCCACGAGTCCGGTCACGCCGGGCCCGATGTCCAGGGAGAGCCGGTCAAGCGCGGTCACCCGGGGGAACCGCTTGCTCAGGCTTTCGGTCACGATCACAGTCACGCCTCGACGGTAGTGGTGCTCACCACACCGGGCGTCAGCCCTGGCGGCTGGTTCCGCCTCAGTCTCGAGGTGTACGGACCCGTAGGGGGCGGCGCCGCAGGAGGAGGCGCGCGGTCCGCCGGTGGTCGTCCACAGGCGGCTTCGGGGCTCTTGACGCAGCCGTCGGGCATTGTCACATTCATCAGTGTCACGTTACGGGCACGTACCGTGCACACCCAGGGACGTACCGCGTCGGATCCGGACGGGACGGTGGCATGACCTCGGCAGTGGCGAGCGTACGAACGGCGGAGCTGCGGGGGTTCCGGGACGTGCAGCGCCTGGCCTACGAGTGCGCGGAGGCGGTCGCTGCCCAGCTGAGGCCGGGGGTGACCGAGCGGGAGGCGGCCCGGATGCAGCGCCGCTGGCTGCACGGCCGCGGGGTGCGGGACTGGTTCCATCCGCCCTTCGCCTGGTTCGGCGACCGCACGGCGTTCGCGGGCTTCCGGACACCGCTGCGGTTCCTTCCCTCCGACCGGAGGCTGGAGCCGGGTATGCCCTTCATCCTCGACATGGCGCCGGTTCGCCACGGCTTCACCGCCGACGCCGGCTATTCGGGCTGCCTCGGGCCGCACCCCCTGCACGACCGGCTCCTCGCGGACCTCCGGGCACACCGGGACCTCGTGCTGCGCGGGATGCGCGAGCGCCGCTCGCCGAAGGGGATCCACGAGGACGTGCACCGCCTGATGGTGCGCCAGGGCTACACCGGCCGGCACCGGGCGCACCCCTTCGGCGTCGTCGCGCGCAGGGCCGGCCGGGCGGGGCGGCGCCGGACCCGGGCGCCGCTCGGGTCCGGCACGCTGCTCGGGTCCGGCACGCTGCTCGGGTCCGGCACTCAGCCGTTGAGGGGCCTGGCGGACCACGCGCTGCACGGCCGCCGCGACGGCGGGTCGCCCCCGTGGTCGCCGTACCGCCTCCCGGACCATCCGCCGGGGCCGGGACTCTGGGCCGTGGAGCCCCATCTCGGCTTCCACGGGACGGGCGCGAAGTTCGGGGAGATCCTGGTGGTCACGGACTCGGAGGACCGGGAGCAGAGGGCGTTCTGGCTGGACGACGAACTGCCGCACGTGCGGCGCTGGGCCGAGGAGGATGCGGCATGAGCACGGGGATCGAGGGGGCGCGCGAGCGGCGGGTGCGCACCGGCGGGGTCGAGCTGTGCGTGGCGGAACTGGGTGACGCGCGGCAGCCGGCCGTCGTGCTGGTGCACGGCTACCCGGACAGCAAGGAGGTGTGGTCCGAGGTCGCGTCCCGGCTGGCGGCCCGGTTCCATGTGGTGCTGTACGACGTCCGGGGCCACGGCCGCTCCACGGCCCCGGTGCCGCTGCGCGGGGGCTTCACCCTGGAGAAGCTGACTGACGACTTCCTGGCGGTGGCGGACGCGGTCAGCCCGGACCGGCCGGTCCACCTGGTCGGCCACGACTGGGGTTCGGTGCAGTCCTGGGAGTTCGCCACGGTGCGGCGGACCGAGGGGCGGATCGCCTCGTTCACCTCCGTCTCGGGCCCGTCGCTCGACCACCTGGGCCACTGGATCAGGAAACGCGCGGCCCGGCCCACCCCGCGCCGGGTGGCCCAGCTCCTCGGCCAGGGCGCGAGATCCTGGTACGTCTCCGCGCTGCACCTTCCGGCGCTGCCCGAGCTGGCCTGGCGGGGGCCGCTGGGCCGGCGGTGGCCCGGGCTCCTGGAGCGGGTGGAGAAGGTGCCGGCCGGTGACTACCCGACCGCGTCGCTGCCCTCGGACGCGGCGCACGGAGCCTGGCTCTACCGGGACAACGTCCGCTTCCGCCTGGCGCACCCCCGCTCCGACGCGTACGCGCATGTGCCCGTGCAGCTGATCACGCCCACCGGAGACAGGTTCCTGTCCGCGCGGCTCTACGACGATCTGGCGCTGTGGGCCCCGCGCCTGGAGCGCCGCACGCTTCCGGCCAAGCACTGGGTGCCCCGCACCCGACCCGACCAACTCGCCTCATGGATCTCCGGGTTCGTGACCGCCCATGAGGAGGCGAGCGCCTCCGGCGGTTACCGGCCCGTGTCCGCGTCAGGGGCTCGGGGGCCGTACGCGGAGCGGTTCGGCGGGCAGTTGGTGCTGGTGACGGGAGCGGCGGGCGGCATCGGCCGGGCGACGGCCTTCGCCTTCGCCGAGGCCGGTGCACGTGTGGTCGCGGTGGACCGGGACGGCGAGGGCGCTGCCAGGACGGCCGAGATGGCGCGGCTGATCGGCGCTCCCGGGGCATGGGCGGAGACCGTCGACGTGGCCGACGAGGCGGCGATGGAGAAGCTCGCCGAGAAGGTCGCGGGCGAGCACGGCGTGGTGGACGTGCTCGTGAACAACGCGGGCACAGGCCTCTCCGGTCCGTTCCTGGACACCACAACCGACGACTGGCGCAGGGTGCTCGACGTCAATCTGTGGGGGGTCGTGCACGGCTGCCGGCTCTTCGGCGGGCAGATGGCCGAGCGGGGCCAGGGCGGCCATATCGTCAACACGGCCTCCGCGGCCGCCTACCAGCCGTCCAGGATCCTGCCCGCCTACGCGACCTCGAAGGCCGCGGTCCTGATGC
It encodes the following:
- a CDS encoding ABC transporter ATP-binding protein — encoded protein: MIVTESLSKRFPRVTALDRLSLDIGPGVTGLVGANGAGKSTLIKILLGLSPATEGRAEVLGLDVATSGAAIREHVGYMPEHDCLPPDVSATEFVVHMARMSGLPPTAARERTADTLRHVGLYEERYRPIGGYSTGMKQRVKLAQALVHDPRLVLLDEPTNGLDPVGRDEMLGLIRRVHTDFGISVLVTSHLLGELERTCDHVVVVDGGRLLRSSSTSDFTRTTATLAVEVTDTDTHPDGTAALREALAAAGVALHEGVEDGLPGAGHILLLEAAGEETYDIVRDTVAALGLGLVRMEQRRHHIAEVFRPETAPQPMEVPAR
- a CDS encoding SDR family oxidoreductase; its protein translation is MSTGIEGARERRVRTGGVELCVAELGDARQPAVVLVHGYPDSKEVWSEVASRLAARFHVVLYDVRGHGRSTAPVPLRGGFTLEKLTDDFLAVADAVSPDRPVHLVGHDWGSVQSWEFATVRRTEGRIASFTSVSGPSLDHLGHWIRKRAARPTPRRVAQLLGQGARSWYVSALHLPALPELAWRGPLGRRWPGLLERVEKVPAGDYPTASLPSDAAHGAWLYRDNVRFRLAHPRSDAYAHVPVQLITPTGDRFLSARLYDDLALWAPRLERRTLPAKHWVPRTRPDQLASWISGFVTAHEEASASGGYRPVSASGARGPYAERFGGQLVLVTGAAGGIGRATAFAFAEAGARVVAVDRDGEGAARTAEMARLIGAPGAWAETVDVADEAAMEKLAEKVAGEHGVVDVLVNNAGTGLSGPFLDTTTDDWRRVLDVNLWGVVHGCRLFGGQMAERGQGGHIVNTASAAAYQPSRILPAYATSKAAVLMLSECLRAELAGRGIGVSAVCPGIVNTGITATARFAGVSGEEEKRRRRRASKLYAMRNYPPEKVAGAILRAVLDDRAVVPVTPEARGARLLSRLMPGALRAIARLEPPL
- a CDS encoding ABC transporter permease; this encodes MYDPTVARLTYRALLGRRRAAILLVLPALLLLIAAGVRAFNGADDQMAAGVLGGFAIATMVPLIGVIAGTGAIGPEIDDGSIVYLLAKPVKRPVIVVTKLVVAIAVTMVFSAVPTLVAGYILNGNGQQIAVAYTVAALVASIAYAALFLLLGTVSRHAVVIGLVYALVWETLFGSLVPGARTLSVQQWSLALAERIGGEGMITSDVGLPLAVALLAGVTLLATGYAGRKLRTLTLAGEE
- a CDS encoding M24 family metallopeptidase; the encoded protein is MTSAVASVRTAELRGFRDVQRLAYECAEAVAAQLRPGVTEREAARMQRRWLHGRGVRDWFHPPFAWFGDRTAFAGFRTPLRFLPSDRRLEPGMPFILDMAPVRHGFTADAGYSGCLGPHPLHDRLLADLRAHRDLVLRGMRERRSPKGIHEDVHRLMVRQGYTGRHRAHPFGVVARRAGRAGRRRTRAPLGSGTLLGSGTLLGSGTQPLRGLADHALHGRRDGGSPPWSPYRLPDHPPGPGLWAVEPHLGFHGTGAKFGEILVVTDSEDREQRAFWLDDELPHVRRWAEEDAA
- a CDS encoding SGM_3592 family protein, which codes for MSSLSGMFDLSSTPGASGTPGRASVEGPMDGPEDGAGAGGAEGGRSGAGADRGASGSGADARGDAWDEAVLDDDFVRAAGTTEPSARARMLAARWRGSAPEPQPWRSDEPPAGWFWSRARARRRRRWWRRS
- a CDS encoding ABC transporter ATP-binding protein, producing the protein MTTVRIDHASRWFGNVVAVNDVTMDIGPGVTGLLGPNGAGKSTLINMMGGFLAPSTGTVTLDGEAIWRNESVYRRIGIVPEREAMYDFLTGREFVLANAELHGLGAGEAQRALATVEMEPAQDRRIDTYSKGMRQRVKMASALVHEPDVLLLDEPFNGMDPRQRMQLMDLLRRMGGEGRTVLFSSHILEEVEQLASHIEVIVAGRHAASGDFRRIRRLMTDRPHRYLVRSSDDRALAAALIADPSTAGIEVDLQEGGEGALHVQAVDFGRFTRLLPRVARDHSIRLLTVSPSDESLESVFSYLVAA